A region of Rhodoferax potami DNA encodes the following proteins:
- a CDS encoding acetyl/propionyl/methylcrotonyl-CoA carboxylase subunit alpha, with translation MFTKILIANRGEIACRVIATAKKMGIKTVAVYSDADKEARHVALADEAVNIGPAPSRESYLQAEKIIAACKQTGAQAVHPGYGFLSENEAFAKRCEDEGIAFIGPKAHSIAAMGDKIASKKLANEAKVNTIPGYNDAISGPEQAVEIAKGIGYPVMIKASAGGGGKGLRVAFNDKEAFEGFASCQNEARNSFGDDRIFIEKFVQEPRHIEIQVLGDSHGNVIYLNERECSIQRRHQKVIEEAPSPFISDATRKAMGEQAVQLAKAVKYQSAGTVEFVVGKDQDFYFLEMNTRLQVEHPVTECITGLDLVELMIRVAAGEKLPLTQADVKRDGWAIECRINAEDPFRNFLPSTGRLVRFAPPEQTMWQSDTGHLQGVRVDTGVQDGGEIPMFYDSMIAKLIVHGKDRNDAIAKMREALNGFVIRGVSSNIPFQAALLAHPKFVSGDFNTGFIAENYGKGFFAEDVPHDDAAFLTALAAFVRRKSRERAAGMSGQLPGYAVDAGKDYVVVTLDAAGNNSYTAVHVDDFEGETGSAQVRVGASSYVIRSKSRLNDIAITGTVNGKAFTAQVERGTPKNPLALRVQHNGTRIDALVMSPRMAELHKLMPHKAPPDMSRYVLSPMPGLLVDVAVVPGQKVQAGERVAVIEAMKMENVLFAAADCVVGKVLAAKGESLSVDQAIVEFV, from the coding sequence ATGTTCACCAAAATCCTGATCGCCAACCGTGGCGAAATTGCCTGCCGAGTGATTGCCACCGCCAAGAAAATGGGCATCAAGACCGTAGCGGTCTATTCGGACGCCGACAAAGAGGCCCGTCATGTCGCGCTGGCGGATGAGGCCGTCAACATCGGCCCCGCGCCCAGCCGCGAAAGTTATTTGCAGGCCGAGAAAATCATTGCCGCCTGCAAACAAACCGGCGCACAAGCCGTGCACCCCGGCTACGGCTTCTTGAGCGAGAACGAAGCCTTTGCCAAGCGCTGCGAAGACGAAGGTATTGCCTTCATCGGCCCCAAGGCGCACTCCATTGCCGCCATGGGCGACAAGATCGCGTCCAAAAAACTGGCCAACGAGGCCAAGGTCAACACCATCCCTGGCTACAACGACGCGATTAGTGGCCCTGAGCAGGCGGTGGAAATTGCCAAGGGCATTGGCTACCCCGTGATGATCAAGGCCTCGGCCGGCGGCGGCGGCAAGGGTCTGCGCGTAGCGTTTAACGACAAGGAAGCGTTTGAAGGCTTTGCCAGCTGCCAGAACGAGGCCCGCAACAGCTTTGGCGACGACCGCATCTTCATCGAGAAGTTTGTGCAGGAGCCGCGCCACATCGAGATCCAGGTGCTGGGCGACAGCCATGGCAATGTGATCTATTTGAACGAGCGCGAGTGCTCCATCCAGCGCCGTCACCAGAAGGTGATTGAAGAGGCGCCCAGCCCTTTCATCAGCGACGCGACCCGCAAAGCCATGGGCGAGCAGGCGGTGCAACTGGCCAAGGCCGTGAAGTACCAGAGCGCCGGAACCGTGGAGTTTGTGGTCGGCAAGGACCAGGACTTCTACTTCCTGGAAATGAACACCCGCCTGCAGGTGGAGCACCCGGTGACCGAATGCATCACCGGACTGGACTTGGTGGAGCTGATGATCCGCGTGGCGGCAGGCGAGAAGCTGCCGCTGACGCAAGCAGACGTGAAGCGCGACGGCTGGGCCATTGAGTGCCGCATCAACGCCGAAGACCCTTTCCGCAACTTCCTGCCCTCCACGGGTCGCCTGGTGCGCTTTGCGCCGCCTGAGCAGACCATGTGGCAGAGCGACACTGGGCACTTGCAAGGTGTACGCGTGGACACCGGCGTGCAGGACGGTGGCGAGATCCCCATGTTCTACGACTCGATGATTGCCAAGCTCATCGTGCACGGCAAGGACCGCAATGATGCGATTGCCAAGATGCGCGAGGCTCTTAACGGCTTTGTGATTCGCGGCGTGTCCAGCAACATTCCGTTCCAAGCCGCGTTGCTGGCTCATCCCAAGTTTGTAAGCGGCGATTTCAACACGGGCTTCATCGCCGAGAACTACGGCAAGGGCTTTTTTGCGGAAGACGTGCCGCATGACGACGCAGCATTTTTGACCGCGCTGGCCGCCTTTGTGCGCCGCAAGTCGCGCGAGCGTGCAGCGGGCATGTCCGGCCAGTTGCCGGGCTATGCGGTCGACGCGGGCAAAGACTATGTGGTGGTCACGTTAGATGCCGCGGGCAACAACAGCTACACCGCTGTGCATGTGGACGATTTTGAAGGTGAAACTGGCTCTGCCCAAGTACGGGTGGGCGCGAGCAGCTATGTTATTCGTAGCAAATCACGCTTGAACGACATTGCCATCACCGGCACGGTCAACGGCAAAGCCTTCACCGCCCAGGTGGAGCGCGGTACTCCCAAGAACCCGCTGGCCCTGCGCGTGCAGCACAACGGCACCCGTATCGATGCGCTGGTCATGTCCCCCCGCATGGCCGAACTGCACAAGCTCATGCCGCACAAGGCTCCGCCCGATATGAGCCGCTACGTGCTCTCGCCCATGCCCGGCCTGCTGGTCGATGTGGCAGTGGTGCCCGGCCAGAAGGTACAGGCCGGTGAACGCGTAGCAGTGATCGAAGCCATGAAGATGGAAAACGTGCTGTTTGCCGCCGCCGATTGTGTGGTGGGCAAGGTGCTGGCCGCTAAGGGCGAGAGCCTGAGCGTGGACCAAGCCATCGTGGAGTTCGTATGA
- a CDS encoding VOC family protein, translating into MTGAAVKRPFKVLGIQQIAIGGPDKKRLQTLWVDMLGLEVTGTFQSEKENVDEDICAMGTGPYKVEVDLMQPMDPDKKPAVHTTPLNHVGLWIDNLPVAVEWLMAKGVRFAPGGIRKGAAGYDITFLHPKSNDEFPIAGEGVLIELVQAPPEVIAALG; encoded by the coding sequence ATGACCGGCGCTGCAGTCAAACGCCCCTTCAAGGTCTTGGGCATCCAACAAATCGCCATCGGTGGCCCGGACAAAAAGCGCCTGCAAACCCTGTGGGTGGACATGCTGGGGCTGGAGGTCACGGGTACCTTCCAAAGCGAGAAGGAAAACGTGGACGAGGACATCTGCGCCATGGGCACCGGCCCCTACAAGGTGGAAGTCGATCTCATGCAGCCCATGGACCCTGACAAGAAGCCTGCGGTGCACACCACACCCTTGAACCATGTGGGCCTGTGGATCGACAACCTGCCGGTGGCGGTGGAGTGGCTCATGGCCAAAGGCGTACGCTTTGCGCCCGGTGGCATCCGCAAAGGGGCAGCGGGCTACGACATTACCTTTTTGCATCCCAAAAGCAATGACGAATTCCCGATTGCAGGCGAGGGGGTGTTGATCGAATTGGTGCAGGCCCCACCCGAGGTGATTGCTGCTTTGGGCTAA